Proteins encoded by one window of Candidatus Eremiobacteraceae bacterium:
- a CDS encoding aminotransferase class III-fold pyridoxal phosphate-dependent enzyme: MSHVFYRKLGVTPPTIVRAEGVYLYDSAGKQYLDGSGGAMVASIGHGVREIADAIAKQASTVAYVNGTAFTTPPVEELADALAAKAPAGVDRAYFLCSGSEAVEAALKLARQYHVERGDPDRTVVIARTPGYHGNTLLALSASARPHYRAVYAPWLVDVMMIDAPYPYRAEGDDDPAMTGDALETAILEAGPENVAAFIAEPIGGSSTGASVPAPGYYARIREICDRYGVLFVADEVLTGVGRTGKFFALEHFSDAAGKPIVPDIITLGKGLNGGYAPLSAMLAKRSLVDTLARGKFGGLVHAQTYSHHALSSAAALAVLRYIERHELVRRAHEVGGYLQSSLRALQDDAASAGVVGDVRGIGMLAAVEFVADRATKRPFARERKFVERIIARARDNGLVLWPNVGHADGINGDLVMIAPPLTIAEAQIDELVEKLRTTIAEVVRADTASTNNGRMNSTAPYTATVPVD; encoded by the coding sequence ATGAGCCACGTCTTCTATAGAAAGCTTGGCGTCACGCCGCCGACCATCGTGCGCGCCGAAGGCGTCTATCTGTACGATAGCGCCGGCAAGCAGTATTTGGACGGCAGCGGCGGCGCGATGGTCGCATCCATCGGCCATGGCGTTCGCGAGATCGCCGACGCCATCGCGAAGCAAGCATCGACCGTCGCCTATGTCAACGGCACGGCGTTCACGACACCGCCGGTCGAAGAACTGGCCGACGCCCTAGCGGCTAAAGCGCCGGCCGGCGTCGATCGTGCCTATTTCCTGTGCAGCGGTTCAGAAGCGGTCGAGGCGGCGCTCAAACTCGCGCGCCAATACCACGTCGAGCGCGGCGACCCCGATCGAACGGTCGTCATCGCACGCACGCCGGGCTATCACGGCAACACGCTGCTCGCGCTCTCGGCCTCAGCCCGGCCGCACTATCGCGCCGTCTATGCGCCGTGGCTGGTCGACGTGATGATGATCGACGCTCCGTATCCGTACCGGGCAGAAGGCGATGACGATCCTGCCATGACCGGCGACGCGCTGGAGACCGCGATCCTCGAGGCCGGCCCGGAGAACGTCGCGGCGTTCATCGCAGAGCCGATCGGCGGTTCGTCGACCGGCGCTTCCGTGCCGGCTCCAGGCTACTACGCGCGCATCCGCGAGATATGCGATCGCTATGGCGTGCTGTTCGTCGCCGACGAAGTGCTCACAGGCGTCGGCCGCACCGGAAAATTCTTCGCGCTCGAACACTTCAGCGACGCGGCGGGCAAGCCGATCGTGCCCGACATCATCACGCTCGGCAAAGGGCTCAACGGCGGTTATGCTCCCCTTTCGGCCATGCTCGCCAAGCGTTCGCTGGTCGACACGCTCGCGCGCGGCAAGTTCGGCGGCCTCGTCCACGCCCAGACCTACTCGCATCATGCGCTCTCGAGCGCGGCCGCGCTGGCCGTGCTGCGCTACATCGAGCGCCACGAGCTGGTGCGCCGCGCGCACGAGGTCGGCGGCTACCTGCAGTCATCGCTGCGCGCGCTGCAGGATGATGCGGCGAGCGCAGGCGTCGTCGGCGACGTGCGCGGCATCGGCATGCTCGCGGCGGTGGAATTCGTCGCGGATCGCGCGACCAAGCGGCCGTTCGCGCGCGAGCGCAAATTCGTCGAACGGATCATCGCGCGCGCGAGAGATAACGGCCTTGTGCTGTGGCCCAACGTCGGCCATGCGGACGGCATCAACGGAGACCTGGTGATGATCGCGCCGCCGCTGACCATCGCTGAAGCGCAGATCGACGAGCTGGTCGAGAAATTGCGCACTACCATCGCGGAGGTCGTGCGCGCCGACACGGCGTCCACGAACAACGGTCGAATGAATTCGACCGCTCCATACACCGCCACGGTTCCTGTCGATTGA
- a CDS encoding oligosaccharide flippase family protein: MSEQAKLAPPASHDAASAFSLRRIGGDAAVIIGGSFIANAFNYLYHFLISRRLGPEDYGTLATLAAAATIFGVFGGPLGIVAMQDTARLWALRRVTGVGLFVRSVAPAAFGAALAVAAIALGIGLLSGPYLHIVQPPLWFAFAAYLAIAIFSAFFRGAAQGAHRFWLFSGSMIAEMSIKLVSALAMVTAGMAVLGAISGFVVGAVAGLAVVALPLITTRSDSSEQPEHDHLELGGRAISLLWISACVLLLLFMDQLFAKHHLSGTDAGLYGAAGIIARTIPFGVGMIALVMAPKAAAAQHVSRELLQRLLALTFGAGVLLSAAGFAIAALLPAQLLGITFGPAFVQAQFLLREYGAAQALLAVDALGISYLQAVGSYRCTPVLVGAVVLEAALMAAFGTTGPRLIGIAGLVNLALLPIIVAYIAATLRGAPQAAAPLSDEAVLLDEPRLL; the protein is encoded by the coding sequence GTGTCTGAGCAGGCCAAGCTCGCACCCCCCGCGAGCCACGACGCCGCCTCCGCGTTTTCGTTGCGCCGCATCGGCGGCGACGCCGCCGTCATCATCGGCGGCTCGTTCATCGCCAACGCCTTCAATTATCTCTATCATTTCCTGATATCGCGCCGCCTGGGTCCAGAGGACTACGGCACGCTGGCGACGCTGGCCGCCGCCGCGACCATCTTCGGCGTGTTCGGCGGACCGCTCGGCATCGTCGCCATGCAGGACACGGCACGGCTGTGGGCGCTGCGGCGCGTAACCGGCGTGGGCCTATTCGTCCGCTCGGTCGCGCCGGCTGCGTTCGGGGCCGCGTTGGCCGTCGCCGCGATCGCGCTCGGCATCGGGCTGCTGTCCGGTCCGTACCTGCACATCGTGCAACCGCCGCTGTGGTTCGCGTTCGCAGCATATCTCGCGATCGCGATCTTCAGCGCTTTTTTTCGCGGCGCGGCGCAAGGCGCACATCGCTTCTGGCTCTTCTCCGGCTCCATGATCGCCGAGATGTCGATCAAGCTCGTCTCTGCGCTGGCGATGGTCACTGCCGGCATGGCGGTGCTCGGTGCGATCAGCGGCTTCGTCGTCGGCGCAGTCGCGGGGCTCGCCGTCGTCGCATTGCCGCTCATCACGACGCGCTCCGACTCGAGCGAGCAGCCGGAGCACGACCACCTCGAGCTGGGCGGGCGCGCGATCTCGCTGTTGTGGATCTCGGCCTGCGTCCTCTTGCTGCTCTTCATGGACCAGCTGTTCGCCAAGCATCATCTCTCGGGCACCGACGCAGGCCTGTACGGTGCGGCCGGCATCATCGCGCGCACGATCCCGTTCGGCGTCGGCATGATCGCGCTGGTCATGGCCCCCAAGGCGGCCGCCGCGCAACACGTGAGCCGCGAATTGCTGCAGCGGCTGCTCGCATTGACGTTCGGCGCGGGCGTGCTGCTCTCGGCGGCCGGATTCGCGATCGCGGCGTTGCTGCCCGCGCAGTTGCTCGGCATCACGTTCGGGCCCGCGTTCGTGCAGGCGCAATTTCTGCTGCGCGAGTACGGCGCGGCGCAAGCGCTGCTCGCGGTCGACGCGCTCGGCATCTCATATCTGCAGGCGGTCGGCAGCTATCGCTGCACGCCGGTGCTCGTGGGCGCGGTCGTCCTCGAGGCGGCGCTCATGGCCGCGTTCGGCACCACCGGTCCGCGACTCATCGGCATCGCCGGGCTGGTCAATCTCGCGCTGCTGCCCATCATTGTCGCATACATCGCAGCGACGCTGCGCGGCGCGCCGCAGGCAGCCGCCCCCCTCTCCGACGAAGCGGTTCTGCTCGATGAGCCACGTCTTCTATAG